The DNA segment GTGATGATCAGGTCCGTGAACGTCTGGATCACGGTGAAAACGCTCGCGTTCAACGCACTCCACGTCGTACCGCTCAAGACGCGGGCTTTAACCTCGCCGGATTCGGCAAGCGTGACCGATCCGGTATAAACTTGAGCGGTGGGTGATATCGCCCCTCCCACCAGCCGCGGATCGGACCCATCCAAGGTGTAATAGATGGTGCCGCTGGAGGCGCTCAGGTTGAGTTTGAACCCATTGGTGATGTTGCCGCCAAACTGACTGAAAATCGGCGCCGCAACATTCGGATACAGGCCGGCCGCCCGCAGTTGATTCAGCACGACACTGCTGCGTTGTGGCAGGTAATTGTTCAGGCGGTCATTGACCGCGTTCAACCAGTTGGCTCGTGTCAGCGGCGGCTCGCCTTTGGCGTCGCCCCACCGGGCGGATTCACCCACAACCGCACGATCAATCTGGTCCGTCCGCTGTAGGAACAGCTCGCGCACGCGGGCTGGCGTCAGCGGTCCGTTGTTGAAAAAGTGGCGCTGCACATGATCCGCCACGCGCAGACGGAATTCCGCGTTGGCCATTAATTTTTGGAAGAGCCATTGCGGGCTGCTGTACCACACGGAAGTATCGCCGGCGACATAGGGTCCCAACCGATTTTGATTCACGTCCAACAGCGTATGTTCAGCGTCGTGGATGAAGAAACGGAAACCATCCGTCCCCAGCCGATCCCGAACGGCGTAAAAATTATTCGGTCGCTCGTTGCCGAGGAAATTGGAAATGGGCGCATCCAGATTCCCGCCGTAGTAGATGATGAGCATGTAATCAATCAGGTTGGGCACATCAAGCAAGTTGGCGAGGGCGAGATTGCGCGTGCCGTCGGGGTTGTTGCCTTGCACCAACTGGTAGGCCGCGTCGCTTGCAAATCCCGCCTTGGCCAATAGATACAACTGCGTCCACGCGTCCATGTTGCCATCGGTGGCGTTCAGCGTGTAGGGACCCGCCTCCACTTTGATCACGTCGTAGTCGGCTTCTTTTCCGCCCCAATAAGTCTCCGCGTAACTGGCCTCGGGCCGCTCACAGGTGTTGTACACCCCCCAATACTGGCCGTTGATGTAAAGGTGATAGTAATCGCCGCGCTCCGCGGAATGACCCAGGGCCAGTTGCAAGTCCCGATTGAATTGATCCCGAACAAAAATGCCGCGGCTGTCATGCTCAAAGCTCCAGGAATAATTCTGAAAAGTTCGCAAATCCACCTTGTCGAAACTGGCCGCGCCCCGGTCCCCAAACAGCGGATACTTCAGCTTGGCCGCACCGTATTCGGAACGGAAGAAGAGACGAAAGGCGTGTTTGGGATTGGCCGTACTCCGGCTGTATCCGCCCCGAATGCGAATTCCCGCAGGAATCTGAAAACCCGTGGTCCCATCCGGATAAATCAATTCCACGGAACACGGCCGCTCCCACGCGCGGCCATCCTGCTGCGGATTGGCATAAATTCCCGTGGTGGGGTTGAATAGGTCGGTGAGGTTCATCACGATGGAAAAACTGGGAATGGCCTTCAAATCGTTGGTCAGCGTGGCGGCGTAGGCGGGAGCGGTCGTTACATTCGGGTCCATTCCGTAGTCCACCACATTGGCGCCCCAACTTGATGGCCAGCCTGGCGGTGGCGCGCCGGTCGGCGACTGTTGAACAATATCCTGAACGAAGAAATAGGTGTGGGTCACAGCGGCCGAAGGCGCGGCCGCATCCAGGAACGCGGCGGCCCGGATTACCGTCGTTTGATTTATATTCAGAGGCGCGCTGTAAACCAGGCCGTTGGTCAACGTCGGCGCGGTGCCGTTGGTGGTGTAACGAATGATAGCCCCGGGAGTTGGCGTGGTGAGTTCCAAATTGAACGGGGCATCGTAGAAACCGCGTTCAACGCTGAATTGCGGCGGCGTCACAAAACCGCTCACCCCATCGCCATTCAGCGCCCCGGGAGTCGGCGTGGTGAAGTAAAGATCGGTAAGCGATTGCACTTGATACTCGACCAATTCCGGGTGCAGCAAAAAATTGACGTCGCCAGCGGCCTCATTCAAACCGTGGACCGCCAGCGTATTGACCCCCGGCACGAGCCGACCGATCTGATCGGAAAGATTAAATTCCTCTGCTGTCAGACTGGCTTGAACCGAGCGACTGTCGGTGGCGGTGGAATTCCATTGTGGAGTCGCCGGCGCATTTTGCCGGGCCACTTCCTCTCCATTCAAATAAGCGACAAACCCGTCATTATCCCGCATGCGCAGCACGAGCGACTCGAGTCCGGTTGGGTTGCTGACATTGAAGGGCAGGCGGAAATAAACGGAGCCGCTGACTCCTTTCATCTGCGTCTCGATATCCGTGACAATCGCCGCGCGCAAACTGCCGCCGCCGCCGCCGCTGGTGACCGGAGTCGCCCGCACCGTCAATCCGCCATGGGCCGTGTCTCCCACCAGGCGAAAGTTCGAACTATTCCAAGTAGTAAAACTGCCGGGCGCGGCGAATAGCTCCAACCCCGCTCCTCCGGCGCGCTCGTAGAAGACCAATCGCAGCGCATAATCGCCGGCGGCGGCAAAGTTAAAGGTGGCCATCGTGTCGTCCGGTGCGCGCTGGTTCGGATAAGCCAGTTCAAAAGCCGATCCGACATTTAACCGAAAGCCATCGTCGCTGTTCACGCCAAAGGTCCACTGACCGGGAGTCGGAATGTGAATGGTGGCTGTGACCTCGACTACAAAATCATCCACGTCGGCATCCATGACCAGGCCAGGAAAAGTCAGGTTATCCGCGTAATGCCCTTCACCACCGGTATTGAAATAATTAATGATCGAAACATTTTCACTTGTCACGCTCACCTGTTGCGCGGAATTGGCAAGAACGTCATCGGCCGTGGCGAGACTATCCACAATCACGTTGGCCTTGACGCACCGGACCGCAAAACCGGCAACCTCAGTTTCGTAACCGAGTCCGTTGGTACCGCTGGACCAGGTCGAGTCGTTAAAAGTGTGTTGCGTCCACGTGTCGCCCAACGCGCCGCTCGTCGGCACGAGATACCGGCCCGCAGTACCGGTCGGCAATAGCAGATTGGTGGTGACGAGTTGTCCCCGACCATAAGAAACATCACGGAATTGCGGCGGAAATTGAGGTGCAAACTCCGTGGCAGCGGTAACTCCGTCAGGATGGAATAACGCCAAATACTCGCCATCGGCGCTCAGACTGAAATTCGCGTGCAAAGGCGCTCCCGGAATGGCCCGGTCCTTGCCGGAAGCAAAAACCATGAGAAATCCATTGCCGGACAGAGTGACGGCGGGCAGCCGCCATTTGGTGGGTCGCGAGGCGTTATCCGTTAAAAACCAACCATTCAGGTTCACCGCACTACTGCTGGTATTTTGCAGCTCAATCCAGTCGGAATAATCACCATCCTCATCGGCCAAGGTTTTACCGTTACTGGCCATGAATTCGGAAATAATAACCTGTCCCTCGCTGGAGAACGCCACTAGGGAAAGCATCATTATCAGAAGCCAATCAAGCTGTCGTTGCCGCCGAGTAGGGTTGTGCATCACGCCGGGCAATATACCTCGCGCGAAAGCGGTGGCAAACGCTCTCTACCAGATTTGGAAATCGAGTTGCGAGTTGTGCAATGGAAAAGAAACACCCCTCCGCCTGATTTTCAGGCGAAGGGGTGGTGATCGTCAGTCGCGGCTCAGGAATACCAGATTCCGTTTCCCGAACCGCGACGGCCATTACTGGACATGCAACCGATAGAACCCACTGCCAGCCGCGGTTGAATCCGTCACTGACTTGACCGTGCCGTCGCCAGTGACTGGCGAACCCAGCGGTTGCCAGGTGGCATCGGTCAAGTGCTGCTTGCGCTCGATCTGGTAGGTCCGGCCCGCATCGGTGGCGAAGGAAATGACAACCCCGGCGGCAGCTCGTGTAATCGCCAGGCTGGGTGCCGGCGTGGCGGCGGGAGCCAAAATGAAGAAGTTGACGTTGTTGCCTCCGCTCGAGGTGAGCCGCAGGGTTCGAGCCGCCGCCCCATCAAAGGGCAACGAAACCAAATTGCCGCCACCATCTTTCAATCCTACCCAGGTATAAATTTGATAGCCTCCCGTCGCCGGGATGGTGAAGGTGCCCAACGCGGTAGTTGTCTGATTGGGCTGACTTGGATCCGAGGTGACCTCGGAAAGCGAGACATAACTAGGTCCGCCCGTGCCGTTCGCCGCCCGGAGATAGACATTGTAGTGCCCCTCTGGATAAGTGCGCGTGTAGTTACCCCAGAAGCCGTTATCGAACCAACCAACATTGAAATCCCCGTAAGGGAGATCGCGCCAAGCCCGCGCCACATCCCCGCAGGGTTCGGTGTTCAATCCCCATTCAGAAGGACGGTAATTACTGTTCCCGCCAGAATTCCAACCATGGAAGTCAACGTCCGAATAAGCGAATTGCTGGTAATAATCGTCTTGCGTGGGGTTGTCCACGAACCCTCCGTTATTCATGTTGAAGTCTTCGGCTTCAACGGTGAGAGAGGTCCGGCTAAAGGTGTCAAAAGCCAGATTGACCGTGTGGCTTAAGCCGTTGTTGGCTTCCACCGTAATGGACGCCGTATGCGCCGCATGTTCTGATAGATTGGGATAGCTTACGGCCCAAGCCGTCGGAGAACCTTGGAACACCAGGCCGGATACCGTTTGGCCATCAATCTTCACTTGGACATGGGATTGTTCTATGCCTGCCGAGGAAGCCACTTTGAAACTCAGCTTGTTCGTCCCCTGTTGAATCTCGGCCCCGTTAGGATACACCTCCGTGATGGTGGGGATGCTGGGGTCCACGGGGAAGAATGCGTAGAAGTTCGCATTGTTGCCACCAACCGCCGTCGCCCGCAGAGTCACTTGTCGATCCCCTTCGATCTCGACGAGGTTGCCAAAAACATCTTTAAGCGGCGCCCAGACGTAGTTTTGCCAACCACCCGTGGGCGGAAACGCAAACGTGCCCTGATCAACCAGCGTTTGCTCATAATCGCCCAATCCCTCAACCACCTCGGCCAGGGAGATTTCACTGGGCGTAGAGTTCCCCGTGGCTGCTCGAACATAAACATTGAAGTTCCCTGCGGGCAGATTTCGGGTGTAATTTCCCCAATCACCGGGGTCAAACCAGCCGACGTTGTAGTCTGTCTGTCCGGCAGCAACGTACTGTGAACGCGCCTGATCAAAGGTCTGTTCTGTGTGCAGGCCGGCATCCCGGTAGTCGGTATTGCCGCCGCCGGTATCGTGTGTATCCACGCCCTCAGCCGCCAGATCCGCGAGCGCCGCGCGGCTGTAAGCATTGATTCCGGCACCGGGAATGAATTGTCCATAGCCGTAGTCGAAATCTTCGGCCTCGAATGAGTAGGCCGGTTCGAGCGTGCCAAACCGGAACGCGCTTTCCAAAGAATTGCCGTTGCCACTAACGACGCGAATCGTGACTTGGTATTCCAGGATATCGGTGCGCAATGGCGACGATACAGTCCGAGACTCCGCCGTGCCACCCACGGTCAATCCGTTACCAGCCGTCAGATTCGTTGTGCCGGTCAATCCACTACTGGTGCGATAGCTTAATGAGACCGAAATGTCTTCGGGTGCAATGGTCGAACCTGCCGATTCCGTTTTGAAGGACAGAGTATCGGTAGCCTCGATGAGCAACGTGCCGTCTGGATGCAAATCCGTAATGGTTGGAACACTCAAATCCGCCGGGAAAAATGCGCAAAAATTCACATTATTACCACTGGTTGCTGTCATCCGCAGGGTTACGGTCCGGCCGCCTTCGATGGTGACTAGTGACCCGTCCGCAGCCTTTACCGGCACCCACGTATAGACCTGCCAACCGCCCATGCCGGGAATGACGCCCGTGCCGAGGGAGGCCAAGGTTTGATCCACGGTACCGACGCCGCCGGTTACTTCGGCCAAT comes from the Verrucomicrobiia bacterium genome and includes:
- a CDS encoding lamin tail domain-containing protein, which encodes MMLSLVAFSSEGQVIISEFMASNGKTLADEDGDYSDWIELQNTSSSAVNLNGWFLTDNASRPTKWRLPAVTLSGNGFLMVFASGKDRAIPGAPLHANFSLSADGEYLALFHPDGVTAATEFAPQFPPQFRDVSYGRGQLVTTNLLLPTGTAGRYLVPTSGALGDTWTQHTFNDSTWSSGTNGLGYETEVAGFAVRCVKANVIVDSLATADDVLANSAQQVSVTSENVSIINYFNTGGEGHYADNLTFPGLVMDADVDDFVVEVTATIHIPTPGQWTFGVNSDDGFRLNVGSAFELAYPNQRAPDDTMATFNFAAAGDYALRLVFYERAGGAGLELFAAPGSFTTWNSSNFRLVGDTAHGGLTVRATPVTSGGGGGSLRAAIVTDIETQMKGVSGSVYFRLPFNVSNPTGLESLVLRMRDNDGFVAYLNGEEVARQNAPATPQWNSTATDSRSVQASLTAEEFNLSDQIGRLVPGVNTLAVHGLNEAAGDVNFLLHPELVEYQVQSLTDLYFTTPTPGALNGDGVSGFVTPPQFSVERGFYDAPFNLELTTPTPGAIIRYTTNGTAPTLTNGLVYSAPLNINQTTVIRAAAFLDAAAPSAAVTHTYFFVQDIVQQSPTGAPPPGWPSSWGANVVDYGMDPNVTTAPAYAATLTNDLKAIPSFSIVMNLTDLFNPTTGIYANPQQDGRAWERPCSVELIYPDGTTGFQIPAGIRIRGGYSRSTANPKHAFRLFFRSEYGAAKLKYPLFGDRGAASFDKVDLRTFQNYSWSFEHDSRGIFVRDQFNRDLQLALGHSAERGDYYHLYINGQYWGVYNTCERPEASYAETYWGGKEADYDVIKVEAGPYTLNATDGNMDAWTQLYLLAKAGFASDAAYQLVQGNNPDGTRNLALANLLDVPNLIDYMLIIYYGGNLDAPISNFLGNERPNNFYAVRDRLGTDGFRFFIHDAEHTLLDVNQNRLGPYVAGDTSVWYSSPQWLFQKLMANAEFRLRVADHVQRHFFNNGPLTPARVRELFLQRTDQIDRAVVGESARWGDAKGEPPLTRANWLNAVNDRLNNYLPQRSSVVLNQLRAAGLYPNVAAPIFSQFGGNITNGFKLNLSASSGTIYYTLDGSDPRLVGGAISPTAQVYTGSVTLAESGEVKARVLSGTTWSALNASVFTVIQTFTDLIITEIMYHPPDTEDFTEEQLEFLELKNVGSEELDLSGVHFTEGIQYTFPLGTRLSPDGFVVLVRDPVAFTNQYPGVRVDGVFTGRLANSGERLTLAHAVGTPIFSVAYSDAPPWPTTADGSGFSLVPLHPNVNPDPDDPANWRSSSAVGGSPGQDDLPANISPILINEILTHTDLPQLDAIELYNPNAVPVDVGHWYLSDQRLTPKQFQIPAATVIPPGGYVVFDETDFNPQPGVPPSFRLSSHGEEIYLFSADATGNLTGYSHGFAFGAAANGVSFGRYVLSTGAADYPAQKALSLGATNAGPLVGPVVISEIHCAPLPGQAQFIELHNLTAAPVTLFNSAHPDLTWRINGIGFQFPTNVTLAAQGYLLVVSGDPTAFRANYDVPPQVPIFGPFTGTLQSNGERLQLLRPDNPDLGEDGQLVVPEIVVDEVRYGVVAPWPALPAGSGHSLERLDVAAYGNDPINWRTSPGPASPGVSNTGNRAPLVDAGNPQQLTYSSVPVAVSLSGSVSDDGVPSPAQLTSGWSQISGPGSVWFADATASDTSAYFSGGGVYQLRLSASDGELSSSSDVVITLTRNVMPLTFVSAGAVWKYYDLGGDLPTDWNTLGFNDASWSSGPARLGYGSDGEATIVSYGNDPDNRHVTTWFRHQFTVSHADSVTALKVGLARDDGGVVYLNGVEVFRSNMPEGDLTATTYASSAVGGVDEATFFEHAVDPSLLVEGDNVLAARIHQVSSSSTDLGFNLYLTGNGYPPNVAPTVNAGADQSINLNEAVALGGQVSDDGLPVPPGLLTWNWSKISGPGTTTFADAQALQTTATFSLSGNYVLRLTASDGGLSATDDVTIEVQGPAFETWRAQHFTPVELANPTVSGADADPDLDGHSNYQEYLADTDPRDPASVLKIVAVTTTASNPPTVQIEFNAVSSRAYALQSCADAPNGVWENLMLIPAPAQSGVVIVSAPLSTNQFSRYFRIVTPPEP
- a CDS encoding carbohydrate-binding protein — protein: MKQTTLYIGRCLGVGLGALFIAGTLAAQPVIHDISPNGNQLFQASSQLSFGVTANGGNINPEGISVRLVSTNTAGLIRDITLTSTSGLTVGGTATERTVTAPLSLNVVGYSVTINVSDASNKSAVSQVNFDTLSPAVVVEMEDFNFNAGEWVPEPQTNGYARDIQPIPAVQGVDVFDSNLGGGGNQAYRDAGLFTEGNGDTKRAPYMGTGMTDYNVGWFDAGDWGNYTRPYPAGTYYVYYRVGSDAGGIGSATLSLVTSDRSQPDQTTTVLGTFTFSSEGWQTYRYRAMRQSDGNLATVTLDGSTQTLRLTALSGQNANFFALFPVDTAAPTIEDVYPNGAQLIQPTNTMTFVVKSSSSTVAPEGISVTLNYKTTSGQTGTTIVTSTSGLVVEGTGTERSVSLPLRTDAYSCQATIEATDANGKITVANYSFGTANPAFSFEAEDFDYGLGQFIANGAINAYNGTDLLEQPVEGVDTHEGDILTGNTDYRLAGLHTEVTGDLVRAQYADAGKPDYNVGWFDAGDWGNYTRNLPSGTFNIYVRAASGNAAGGGISLAEVTGGVGTVDQTLASLGTGVIPGMGGWQVYTWVPVKAADGSLVTIEGGRTVTLRMTATSGNNVNFCAFFPADLSVPTITDLHPDGTLLIEATDTLSFKTESAGSTIAPEDISVSLSYRTSSGLTGTTNLTAGNGLTVGGTAESRTVSSPLRTDILEYQVTIRVVSGNGNSLESAFRFGTLEPAYSFEAEDFDYGYGQFIPGAGINAYSRAALADLAAEGVDTHDTGGGNTDYRDAGLHTEQTFDQARSQYVAAGQTDYNVGWFDPGDWGNYTRNLPAGNFNVYVRAATGNSTPSEISLAEVVEGLGDYEQTLVDQGTFAFPPTGGWQNYVWAPLKDVFGNLVEIEGDRQVTLRATAVGGNNANFYAFFPVDPSIPTITEVYPNGAEIQQGTNKLSFKVASSAGIEQSHVQVKIDGQTVSGLVFQGSPTAWAVSYPNLSEHAAHTASITVEANNGLSHTVNLAFDTFSRTSLTVEAEDFNMNNGGFVDNPTQDDYYQQFAYSDVDFHGWNSGGNSNYRPSEWGLNTEPCGDVARAWRDLPYGDFNVGWFDNGFWGNYTRTYPEGHYNVYLRAANGTGGPSYVSLSEVTSDPSQPNQTTTALGTFTIPATGGYQIYTWVGLKDGGGNLVSLPFDGAAARTLRLTSSGGNNVNFFILAPAATPAPSLAITRAAAGVVISFATDAGRTYQIERKQHLTDATWQPLGSPVTGDGTVKSVTDSTAAGSGFYRLHVQ